From Aedes albopictus strain Foshan chromosome 1, AalbF5, whole genome shotgun sequence, one genomic window encodes:
- the LOC134292072 gene encoding uncharacterized protein K02A2.6-like: MAPPGGNSETLMQQIVRQNQQMAEQNARLMVLLERFGIQEDSGSGRSSSNPEFIIESLASNIHEFSYDPDNGQVFDRWYRKYEDLFLKDSAKLDDAAKVRLLLRSLSVNVFERYVNFVLPKHPREFTLEETVKKLKELFSIRISLFSKRYQCFQLTKNDADDYVTYAGKVNKACEDFELNKLTPAQFKSLVFICGLRSTKDADIRTRLLSKLETNADEDCNLESLITECQRLQNLKHDTAMVEQKHTSISSVCAVKQKKPQSNPSGPNTKPSGKSSTPKTPCWQCGGMHFVRDCSFSNHVCKDCKQTGHKEGYCGCYSAKTSTKKKKSKVNGVFAINRVSSESRRKFLTVNIDGSEVTLQFDTASDITIISRKIWNKCLGFPQLLHTTRAATTASGKPPQLLGELQSAITPGGVTKPGKLYVASNNLNLFGLEWIDLFGLWDKPLSAICNQVHADQPNVIQHYKARFPDVFRQGLGHCTKTKVRLFLKPGAMLVYKPKRPVPFTSVKKVDAELDRLQQLGIITPVDFSQWAAPIVVVKKPGGKIRICADYSTGLNAALESNNYPLPVPDDIFSKLNGCKYFSIIDLSDAYLQVEVNDDSKNLLTINTHRGLFRFNRLAPGVKSAPGAFQQLMNTMIADLQGVESLPDDLMVFSKTEKEHREILTALFQRLQEYGFILREEKCNLLQFKLKYLAHIVDESGLRPDPAKIEAIVKMPAPSDISSLRSFLGAVNFYGKFVSEMHQLRRPLDALLKKDAKFVWNNDCQKQRTHPNQELEPASCTSVPTALSKRWHMHPVPSPMPKKRYGQVEKEGLALVFAVTKFHRMLLGRKFTLQTDHQPLLRIFGSKKGIPIHTANRLQRWALTLLCYDFDIMYPPPSSEMPMFFPVSSAAIQDRRKISSSLQSNWKMKLKYLFKKQSDYFL, from the exons ATGGCACCACCTGGCGGAAACAGCGAAACTCTGATGCAGCAAATTGTCCGGCAGAACCAGCAGATGGCAGAGCAAAACGCGCGGTTGATGGTCTTGCTAGAGCGATTCGGCATTCAAGAAGACTCCGGATCCGGCCGATCTTCAAGCAACCCGGAATTCATCATTGAATCTCTGGCATCGAACATCCACGAGTTCTCCTACGACCCAGACAATGGCCAAGTTTTCGACCGGTGGTATCGCAAGTACGAGGATCTCTTCCTGAAGGACAGTGCGAAATTGGACGATGCAGCGAAGGTACGTTTGCTCCTGAGAAGCCTCAGTGTCAACGTTTTCGAACGTTACGTCAATTTCGTGCTTCCGAAACATCCCCGTGAGTTCACCTTAGAGGAAACTGTCAAGAAACTCAAGGAATTGTTCAGCATCCGGATTTCGCTCTTCAGCAAACGGTACCAATGCTTCCAGCTGACGAAGAACGATGCGGACGATTATGTGACTTACGCGGGAAAAGTTAACAAGGCCTGTGaagattttgaactgaacaagctAACTCCAGCCCAGTTCAAGAGCTTGGTTTTCATTTGCGGACTTCGCTCAACGAAGGACGCGGACATCCGGACGCGGCTACTCTCGAAGCTTGAAACGAACGCCGACGAAGATTGCAACCTCGAATCGCTCATCACGGAATGTCAACGTCTTCAAAATCTCAAGCATGATACCGCTATGGTGGAACAGAAGCATACTTCGATTAGCTCCGTCTGCGCAGTCAAACAGAAGAAGCCTCAATCGAACCCATCTGGACCGAACACCAAACCTAGTGGCAAATCAAGCACCCCGAAGACACCCTGTTGGCAGTGCGGCGGCATGCACTTCGTTCGTGATTGTTCGTTCTCCAACCACGTTTGTAAGGACTGCAAGCAAACCGGACATAAAGAGGGCTACTGCGGCTGTTACTCAGCGAAGACATCTACCAAGAAGAAGAAGTCGAAGGTCAACGGTGTTTTTGCGATCAACCGGGTTAGTAGTGAGTCCCGGCGGAAGTTCCTGACCGTGAATATCGATGGATCTGAAGTGACGCTGCAGTTTGACACGGCTTCGGACATCACCATCATCTCTCGGAAAATCTGGAACAAATGTCTTGGATTCCCTCAACTACTTCACACAACAAGAGCAGCAACAACAGCGTCTGGCAAGCCTCCTCAGCTTCTTGGTGAACTTCAAAGCGCAATCACACCTGGAGGTGTCACTAAACCAGGAAAACTTTACGTGGCCAGCAACAATCTCAACCTGTTTGGCCTGGAATGGATCGACTTGTTTGGACTATGGGACAAGCCATTGTCGGCGATCTGCAATCAAGTTCACGCCGATCAACCCAACGTAATCCAGCACTACAAGGCAAGATTTCCAGACGTTTTCCGGCAAGGTTTAGGACACTGCACAAAAACCAAGGTACGCCTGTTCCTGAAACCCGGAGCTATGCTAGTCTACAAACCGAAACGGCCTGTACCATTCACATCCGTGAAGAAAGTCGATGCAGAACTGGACCGTCTTCAACAACTGGGTATCATCACCCCGGTTGACTTTTCCCAGTGGGCTGCACCAATCGTAGTGGTCAAGAAACCAGGAGGAAAGATTCGGATCTGTGCCGATTATTCAACCGGTCTGAACGCCGCCCTGGAGTCGAACAACTACCCGCTGCCAGTTCCCGACGACATCTTCAGTAAGCTCAACGGATGCAAGTATTTCAGCATAATCGACCTTAGTGATGCCTATCTGCAAGTAGAAGTGAATGACGACTCGAAAAACTTGCTGACCATCAACACACACCGTGGACTATTTCGTTTCAACCGGCTAGCACCTGGGGTGAAGTCGGCTCCAGGAGCATTCCAGCAGCTGATGAACACGATGATCGCAGATCTCCAAGGTGTCGAATCGTTGCCGGATGACCTGATGGTATTCAGCAAAACCGAGAAGGAGCATCGTGAAATCCTCACCGCTCTTTTTCAACGACTGCAAGAGTATGGCTTCATCCTCCGTGAAGAAAAGTGCAACCTGCTACAGTTTAAATTAAAGTATCTTGCACACATCGTTGACGAATCTGGACTACGACCGGATCCTGCCAAAATCGAAGCCATTGTCAAGATGCCTGCTCCCAGCGACATTTCCAGTCTACGATCGTTCCTCGGTGCGGTGAATTTCTATGGCAAGTTCGTATCAGAAATGCACCAGCTACGAAGACCACTCGACGCGCTTCTCAAGAAGGATGCCAAGTTCGTTTGGAACAACGACTGCCAGaagcag CGGACGCATCCCAATCAGGAATTGGAGCCTGCATCATGCACAAGTGTCCCAACGGCGCTCTCAAAGCGGTGGCACATGCATCCCGTTCCCTCACCGATGCCGAAAAAACGTTACGGACAGGTGGAGAAGGAAGGTCTAGCCCTGGTATTCGCTGTAACGAAGTTCCACCGGATGCTACTTGGACGCAAGTTTACGCTACAAACGGATCATCAGCCGCTCTTGAGGATATTTGGATCGAAAAAGGGAATTCCAATCCACACCGCTAATCGCTTACAACGCTGGGCACTGACGCTTCTGTGTTACGATTTCGACATTATGTATCCACCACCCAGTTCGGAAATGCCGATGTTCTTTCCCGTCTCATCAGCGGCCATTCAAGACCGGAGGAAGATTTCATCATCGCTTCAATCCAACTGGAAGATGAAATTGAAGTACCTCTTCAAGAAGCAGTCGGATTACTTCCTGTGA